Proteins encoded in a region of the [Limnothrix rosea] IAM M-220 genome:
- the cpeB gene encoding C-phycoerythrin subunit beta — protein sequence MLDAFSRAVVTADSKTAAIGSSELAELKDFIASGNRRLDAVNAIASNASCMVSDAVAGMICENTGLIQAGGNCYPNRRMAACLRDAEIILRYVSYALLAGDASVLEDRCLNGLKETYTALGVPLQSTARAVGIMKAQAAAHIQDNPSEARAGGRLRKMGSPVVEDRCASLVAEAGSYFDRVVAALS from the coding sequence ATGCTTGACGCTTTTTCTAGAGCAGTTGTAACTGCTGATAGCAAGACTGCTGCAATCGGTTCCAGTGAACTCGCTGAACTCAAAGATTTCATCGCTTCTGGTAACCGTCGTCTAGACGCAGTTAATGCGATCGCTTCCAACGCTAGCTGCATGGTTTCTGACGCAGTTGCAGGCATGATTTGTGAGAACACTGGTCTTATCCAAGCTGGTGGTAACTGCTACCCCAACCGTCGCATGGCTGCTTGCCTTCGTGACGCTGAAATCATCTTGCGTTATGTAAGCTACGCGCTTCTCGCTGGTGATGCATCTGTACTTGAAGATCGTTGTTTGAACGGCCTCAAGGAAACTTACACAGCTCTTGGTGTACCTCTTCAGTCCACTGCACGCGCAGTAGGCATCATGAAAGCTCAAGCTGCTGCTCACATCCAAGACAACCCCAGTGAAGCACGTGCCGGCGGCCGTCTTCGTAAGATGGGCTCCCCCGTTGTTGAAGATCGTTGTGCAAGCCTCGTTGCAGAAGCTGGTAGCTACTTCGACCGCGTTGTTGCAGCTCTTAGCTAA
- a CDS encoding metallophosphoesterase family protein translates to MKFVIDSTIARKIQAMQERIRWQHPMLKKQGIDQTHLVLDDNNATAKNFSFLVIGDSGTGKQGSYDPQYAIAAQMQTQREGASFVMHTGDVVYLVGSSEYYTENFIKPYRDFLKGGDKPQQIAYDKMVFNLPFLPVLGNHDYYNLPWIYGLISGVTKTFRKVFSLGSDWDIGWHGSFDGEAYSRAFIDCLDRFFLDWSLEKHLEKYYRKHEIHPGETKRCLHYDTNEFTRLPNRYYTFRVGSVDFFALDSNTFNHSPKSLGKPLNHEKQRQLQDKLVELQNEQETLQASLEMMGRSPDYDSEDEQQVREKLEQIDEIQRDIHKQLNPEDNSIDLEQLQWLETELIASWQNETVTGRVLFFHHPPYVTESTKWYQGQTHAVRDNLQAVLDNVGVALNWNVGDRPLVDLVINGHAHCMEHIETWNTGHGDSFTNWIVAGGSGYSLRRQRREGNVLHAADFDATSPAIAESKVFFGKTGKGKEKQQPYSFLRIDVDIEAATPPKFTVRPFISERYQKSWKHYPAEPFTIQSVSPKVKA, encoded by the coding sequence ATGAAATTTGTAATTGATTCGACGATCGCCCGTAAAATCCAAGCGATGCAAGAGCGAATCCGTTGGCAACATCCAATGCTAAAGAAACAGGGGATTGATCAAACTCACCTCGTATTAGACGACAACAATGCCACGGCTAAAAATTTTTCGTTCCTCGTCATCGGAGATAGTGGTACTGGTAAACAGGGTAGTTATGACCCCCAATATGCGATCGCCGCACAGATGCAAACCCAGCGGGAGGGGGCAAGTTTTGTCATGCATACCGGCGATGTCGTTTATCTTGTCGGTTCGAGTGAGTATTACACCGAAAATTTCATTAAACCCTATCGTGATTTCCTGAAAGGTGGCGACAAACCCCAACAAATCGCCTATGACAAAATGGTTTTTAATTTGCCTTTTTTACCTGTTTTAGGAAACCATGATTATTACAATTTACCTTGGATTTATGGCTTGATTTCCGGGGTGACCAAAACATTCCGTAAGGTTTTTTCCCTTGGCTCTGATTGGGATATTGGCTGGCATGGTTCTTTTGATGGTGAAGCTTATTCCCGTGCCTTTATCGATTGTCTTGACCGTTTTTTTCTTGATTGGAGTTTAGAAAAACACCTCGAAAAATATTACCGTAAGCACGAAATCCACCCTGGTGAAACGAAGCGCTGTCTACATTACGACACCAACGAATTTACGCGTCTCCCCAATCGCTACTATACATTTCGGGTGGGTAGCGTTGATTTTTTTGCCCTTGATTCCAACACTTTTAACCATTCACCAAAATCCTTGGGAAAGCCTTTAAATCACGAAAAACAGCGGCAACTTCAGGACAAATTAGTTGAATTACAAAACGAGCAAGAAACATTGCAAGCGTCCCTAGAAATGATGGGGCGATCGCCGGATTATGATAGCGAAGACGAGCAGCAAGTGCGGGAAAAATTAGAACAAATCGACGAAATCCAACGGGATATTCACAAACAGCTTAATCCGGAAGACAACTCCATCGATCTAGAGCAACTTCAATGGCTGGAAACGGAATTAATCGCATCTTGGCAAAATGAAACAGTGACAGGCCGTGTCTTATTTTTCCACCATCCGCCCTACGTCACGGAGTCAACAAAATGGTATCAAGGTCAAACCCATGCCGTACGGGATAATTTGCAGGCTGTTCTGGATAATGTTGGTGTCGCTCTAAACTGGAATGTCGGCGATCGCCCCCTCGTGGATCTCGTGATTAATGGCCATGCCCACTGCATGGAGCATATCGAAACGTGGAATACAGGCCATGGCGACTCGTTTACAAACTGGATTGTGGCAGGGGGAAGTGGCTACAGTCTCCGTCGTCAGCGTCGTGAAGGTAATGTATTGCACGCGGCAGATTTTGATGCAACAAGTCCGGCGATCGCCGAGTCGAAAGTCTTTTTCGGCAAAACCGGTAAAGGCAAAGAAAAACAACAGCCCTACTCTTTTCTCAGAATTGACGTTGACATTGAAGCTGCCACACCTCCCAAATTTACAGTGCGTCCTTTTATTTCAGAGCGCTATCAAAAAAGCTGGAAACATTATCCCGCCGAGCCGTTTACCATTCAGTCCGTCTCCCCAAAAGTTAAAGCTTAA
- a CDS encoding bleomycin hydrolase → MKSVVTTAIASADAAGRFPTSSDLESVQGSIQRAAARLEAAEKLAGNIDAVAKEAYDACIKKYPYLNDAGQANSTDTFKEKCLRDVKHYLRLINYSLVVGGTGPLDEWGIAGQREVYRALNLPTAPYVEALSFARNRGCAPRDMSAQALTEYNALLDYVINSLS, encoded by the coding sequence ATGAAATCCGTTGTTACTACTGCGATCGCTTCTGCTGATGCTGCAGGTCGTTTTCCCACTTCTTCTGATCTTGAGTCCGTTCAAGGCTCCATCCAACGTGCTGCTGCTCGTCTAGAAGCTGCTGAGAAGCTCGCTGGCAATATCGATGCTGTTGCTAAGGAAGCTTATGATGCTTGCATCAAGAAGTACCCTTACCTCAATGATGCTGGTCAGGCTAACTCCACTGACACTTTCAAAGAAAAGTGCCTCCGCGACGTTAAGCACTACCTCCGTTTGATCAACTACAGCCTCGTTGTTGGTGGTACTGGTCCTCTTGATGAGTGGGGTATTGCTGGTCAGCGTGAAGTTTACCGTGCTTTAAATCTTCCTACTGCTCCTTACGTTGAGGCTCTTAGCTTCGCTCGTAACCGTGGTTGTGCTCCTCGTGACATGTCTGCACAGGCTCTCACTGAGTACAATGCTCTGCTTGACTACGTTATCAACTCCTTGTCCTAA
- a CDS encoding MASE1 domain-containing protein: MFYPKMLIRPQSLKRVLGILLLAIAYYGLAELSRTLAATPQNVTPVWPPDGIAVGAVMLFGNWMNVGVFCGSFLANFWAFRDTTNLLSLAISIFPVIGIALGTSLGTWWGAFLLKKTTNNRYPFARTSDVFKFLVLAGMAGPFVNATAGVTCLALSQTIPWTDYLSVWLTWWISNVSGIFIVTPILLSGQHFFQNRKYIKNGSFWKFFTLLVAREEYLFIKQDLPIKERYKLYKLWMVIEPFLLISLLAIIDYISFQGNYSLEYMLIPLLLLSAFRFGQFQAAILTFFITALAVVSTVNGQGSFIATNLNQSLIQLQSFIAVITLTVLVFTAMMKERMQSEVQLNLAFSKLAQTNQSLESRVQQRTEELKQKNLELNTKNETLEQTLDTLKQTQLQMIQSEKMSALGQMVAGIAHEINNPVSFISGNLVYLSNYVNDLLKIRTLHQQHLPEIPSSLEAELEELELDFVEDDLSKVLQSMKMGTERITRIISSLRNFSRLDESEFKYVDLHEGIESTLVILQHRLVPKGAGFSAIALVKDYGELPLVACDAGSLNQVFMNLLSNAIDALEESETMEPKIYIQTSQTEDQRIRICIANNGTVIPAEIQSKLFDPFFTTKPMGKGTGLGLSMSYQIVTERHRGKLWCESRLGHRTKFIIEIPQERMMS, encoded by the coding sequence ATGTTTTACCCGAAAATGTTAATCCGCCCCCAATCCCTAAAGCGTGTGCTTGGCATTCTGCTTTTGGCGATCGCCTACTATGGATTAGCCGAATTGTCCCGTACATTAGCCGCCACCCCCCAGAATGTAACCCCAGTGTGGCCGCCCGATGGCATTGCTGTCGGCGCAGTGATGTTATTTGGCAATTGGATGAATGTTGGAGTTTTCTGCGGATCATTTTTAGCTAATTTTTGGGCTTTTCGAGATACAACAAACTTATTGTCCCTCGCCATCTCTATTTTTCCAGTCATCGGCATCGCCCTTGGCACAAGCCTAGGCACTTGGTGGGGAGCCTTTCTCCTCAAAAAAACAACCAACAATCGTTATCCCTTTGCACGCACATCTGACGTATTTAAATTTTTGGTTTTAGCCGGTATGGCTGGCCCTTTTGTTAATGCAACCGCTGGTGTCACCTGTCTCGCCTTAAGCCAAACAATACCTTGGACAGACTACCTTTCCGTCTGGCTAACTTGGTGGATTTCTAATGTTTCTGGAATTTTTATTGTCACCCCAATTTTATTAAGCGGACAACACTTTTTTCAAAATAGAAAATACATCAAAAACGGATCTTTTTGGAAATTTTTTACCTTGCTCGTGGCTCGAGAAGAATATCTTTTTATCAAACAAGATCTACCCATTAAAGAGCGATACAAACTCTATAAACTATGGATGGTTATTGAGCCATTTTTGCTCATCAGCTTACTTGCTATTATCGACTATATCTCTTTTCAAGGAAATTATAGTCTGGAATACATGTTGATTCCGCTGTTACTTTTGTCAGCCTTTCGTTTTGGGCAATTTCAAGCAGCAATTCTCACCTTTTTTATTACAGCTTTAGCTGTTGTGTCCACAGTAAATGGGCAAGGTAGCTTTATCGCGACAAACCTCAATCAATCATTGATTCAGCTACAATCATTTATTGCGGTCATAACATTAACAGTTTTAGTGTTTACTGCAATGATGAAAGAGCGAATGCAGTCAGAAGTACAACTCAATTTAGCCTTTTCAAAATTAGCTCAAACTAATCAAAGTCTAGAGAGCCGAGTTCAGCAACGAACAGAAGAATTAAAACAAAAAAATCTAGAATTAAATACGAAAAATGAAACTTTAGAGCAGACTTTAGATACCCTCAAGCAGACTCAGCTTCAGATGATTCAGAGTGAGAAGATGTCTGCATTGGGGCAAATGGTCGCAGGCATTGCCCATGAAATCAATAATCCGGTTAGTTTTATTTCAGGTAATCTTGTTTACTTATCAAATTATGTGAATGATTTATTAAAGATTCGGACTTTACACCAACAACATTTACCAGAGATCCCTTCAAGTTTAGAGGCAGAACTAGAAGAGTTAGAGCTAGATTTTGTTGAGGATGATTTATCGAAGGTGCTGCAATCGATGAAAATGGGAACAGAGAGAATCACCCGTATTATTTCATCATTGCGTAACTTCTCCCGTTTAGATGAGTCGGAGTTTAAATATGTTGATCTCCATGAAGGGATAGAGAGTACTCTTGTGATTTTGCAACATCGACTAGTACCAAAAGGTGCTGGATTTTCGGCGATCGCCCTAGTAAAAGACTATGGTGAGTTGCCTCTCGTCGCTTGTGATGCGGGCTCCCTGAATCAAGTGTTTATGAACTTATTAAGTAATGCCATTGATGCTTTAGAAGAAAGTGAAACGATGGAGCCAAAAATTTATATTCAAACATCTCAAACGGAGGATCAAAGGATTCGAATTTGCATTGCTAACAATGGTACTGTGATTCCTGCGGAGATCCAATCAAAGTTATTTGACCCATTTTTTACGACAAAACCAATGGGTAAAGGAACGGGTTTAGGTCTTTCCATGAGTTATCAAATTGTGACAGAACGCCATCGGGGTAAGTTGTGGTGTGAGTCACGGCTAGGGCATCGGACAAAGTTTATTATTGAGATCCCCCAAGAGAGGATGATGTCTTAA